A window of Zingiber officinale cultivar Zhangliang chromosome 5A, Zo_v1.1, whole genome shotgun sequence contains these coding sequences:
- the LOC121983178 gene encoding chalcone isomerase-like protein 2: MGSETVMVDEIPFPPQITLTKPLTLLGYGITDIELQFLQIKFTAIGVYLDKENIVEHLAGWKGKKGSELAGDDLFFDAVVAAPAEKLLRVVVIKEIKGSQYGVQMESAVRSRLAAADKYEDEEEAALEKVTEFFQSHNKYLKKGSVLTIHFPASNREAEIGLATEGKEAEAEAEAEAATVKVENGNVVEMMQKWYLGGSSSVSPSTVAKLAEQLGELLV, translated from the exons A TGGGATCGGAGACGGTGATGGTGGATGAAATCCCTTTTCCTCCCCAGATCACGCTCACTAAACCTCTCACCCTCCTCGGCTACG ggatcaCTGACATCGAGCTGCAGTTCCTCCAGATCAAGTTCACCGCCATCGGCGTCTACTTAGACAAAGAGAATATCGTCGAGCACCTTGCAGGGTGGAAAGGCAAGAAGGGAAGCGAGCTCGCCGGGGACGACCTCTTCTTCGACGCCGTCGTGGCAGCCCCGGCAGAGAAGCTCCTGCGGGTCGTGGTGATCAAGGAGATCAAGGGGTCCCAGTACGGGGTGCAGATGGAGAGCGCCGTGCGGAGCCGACTGGCTGCCGCCGACAAGTACGAGGACGAGGAGGAGGCGGCGTTGGAGAAGGTGACGGAGTTCTTCCAGTCCCATAACAAGTACCTCAAGAAGGGCTCCGTCCTCACCATCCACTTCCCGGCGTCCAACCGAGAAGCCGAG ATTGGATTGGCGACGGAGGGGaaggaggcggaggcggaggcggaggcggaggcggccACGGTGAAGGTGGAGAACGGGAACGTGGTGGAGATGATGCAGAAATGGTACCTGGGAGGAAGTAGCTCTGTGTCTCCGAGCACGGTGGCGAAGTTGGCGGAGCAGCTCGGCGAGTTGCTCGTTTAG
- the LOC121981510 gene encoding probable LRR receptor-like serine/threonine-protein kinase IRK: protein MGRRFLGLLVPLLLLWPLQAESSSAALNDDVLGLIVFKAGIIDPLFQLASWNEDEDDPCGWTGVRCSPVSRRVTELSLVGLSLSGRIGRGLLRLAALQRLDLSHNNFSGSLHPSLSQLEELRFVDLSHNILSRTIPDEFFLQCRSLRSLSMANNVLSGEIPRSIGSCSSLVALNLSSNRLVGALPRSMLSLASLRSLDLSNNALVGDMPMGVSRLYNLRSIRLSGNRLSGGLPDDLGRSLLLRHLDLSANLLTGELPKSMRKLSLCRHLSLASNLFTGEIPPWIGEMMSLEFLDLSSNGFSDRIPETIAKLQMLTSLDLSRNTFTGGLPDSINALGNLKNLDLSDNSLIGNLPSWIFELGLSYVDLSGNAFSGRVPAVLGSVPGLKFLNLSGNSLSGSLPATVLALDRMKILDLSTNMINGSIPPEIARAVSLKELRLEKNSLTGEIPKQIGNCSSLTTLVLSQNNLIGPVPSTIANLTNLEVVDLSFNMLSGNLPKQLTDLPHLHSFNISHNLFSGDLPAGNFFNTIPAPSLSDNPDLCGSAVNRSCHTVLPKPIVLNPNTSNSSSNTSLPSENIHHKKIILSISALIAIGAATVIALGVITITILNMHVQDPPLGSHLDADPALSDEYYSNSPASDANSGKVVMFCGGDSGFGVGAHAILNKDCELGRGGFGTVYKTTLQDGRPVAIKRLTVSSLVKSQLEFERDVKMLGKLKHSNLVALEGYYWTQSLQLLIYEYVSGGNLYKFLHDCSTSNPISWQERFNIILGIARSLAYLHRMNVIHYNLKSSNILIDGSGEAKVADYGLAKLLSTLDRYVLSSKVQSALGYMAPEFACRTVKITEKCDVYGFGVLLLEIITGRQPVEYLEDDVVVLSDVVRVALEAGRVDELVDGRLSGKFPTEEVVPIVKLGLVCTLQVPSTRPSMSEVVHILEMIRCPHEHPEEELT from the exons ATGGGGAGGAGGTTTCTCGGCTTGCTGGTGCCGTTGCTGTTGCTGTGGCCTTTGCAGGCGGAGTCCAGCAGTGCGGCCTTGAACGACGACGTGCTCGGCTTGATCGTTTTTAAGGCTGGCATTATCGATCCCCTCTTCCAGCTCGCGTCTTGGAACGAGGACGAGGACGACCCCTGTGGCTGGACCGGCGTCAGGTGCAGTCCGGTTAGCAGACGCGTCACGGAGCTCTCCTTGGTTGGCCTCTCTCTCTCCGGTAGGATCGGGCGCGGCCTCCTCCGGCTTGCCGCGCTGCAAAGGCTCGACCTTTCCCATAACAACTTCTCGGGGAGCCTCCATCCTAGCCTTTCCCAGCTCGAGGAGCTCCGCTTCGTCGATCTCAGCCACAACATCCTCTCCAGGACGATTCCCGATGAGTTTTTCTTGCAATGCCGGTCCTTGAGGTCGCTTTCGATGGCTAACAATGTCCTTTCTGGGGAGATCCCTCGGAGCATCGGCTCTTGCTCCTCCTTGGTTGCCCTAAATCTATCCTCGAACAGGCTCGTAGGTGCTCTGCCGAGGAGTATGCTGTCCCTCGCTTCCCTTCGTTCCCTTGACCTCTCTAACAATGCCTTAGTTGGAGATATGCCAATGGGAGTCAGTCGGTTGTATAATCTGAGATCGATCAGATTGAGTGGAAATCGGCTCTCCGGCGGGTTGCCCGATGACCTAGGTAGGTCTTTACTTCTGAGACATCTCGATCTCAGTGCAAATTTGCTCACCGGCGAGCTTCCCAAATCCATGCGGAAGCTCTCACTGTGCCGCCATTTGAGCCTGGCTTCCAACCTCTTCACAGGGGAGATTCCACCATGGATTGGGGAAATGATGTCTTTGGAGTTCCTTGATTTATCCAGCAATGGCTTCTCCGACAGAATCCCCGAGACGATCGCCAAGCTTCAGATGCTCACCTCTTTGGATTTGTCCCGGAATACCTTCACCGGTGGCCTTCCTGACTCAATCAATGCGCTCGGAAACCTAAAAAACTTGGATTTGAGTGACAACTCGCTTATTGGGAATCTTCCGTCGTGGATTTTTGAATTGGGATTGAGTTATGTGGATTTGTCAGGGAATGCTTTTTCCGGCAGAGTTCCAGCGGTTCTCGGTAGTGTTCCTGGCTTGAAATTTTTAAACCTTTCTGGGAATTCACTTTCAGGTTCTTTGCCTGCTACTGTTCTGGCGCTCGACAGGATGAAAATCCTTGATCTTAGTACGAATATGATCAATGGAAGCATTCCACCGGAGATTGCGAGAGCAGTGTCTCTGAAAGAGCTGAGACTTGAGAAGAATTCTCTGACTGGGGAAATACCAAAACAAATAGGGaattgttcttccctcacaactCT GGTCCTGTCGCAGAATAATCTCATTGGTCCAGTGCCATCTACAATAGCTAACCTCACCAACCTTGAGGTGGTAGACCTTTCCTTCAATATGCTAAGTGGCAACCTCCCGAAGCAGCTCACCGATCTTCCCCATCTCCACTCCTTTAACATATCCCACAATCTCTTCTCCGGGGATCTCCCTGCTGGAAATTTCTTTAACACCATCCCGGCTCCCTCCCTATCTGACAACCCTGATCTGTGTGGCTCAGCAGTGAACCGTTCATGCCACACTGTTCTTCCAAAGCCGATAGTACTCAATCCTAATACCTCCAATTCATCTTCCAATACCTCATTACCATCTGAGAACATTCACCACAAGAAAATCATATTGAGCATATCTGCTCTTATTGCAATTGGAGCTGCTACTGTGATTGCTCTCGGTGTGATCACCATTACGATCCTTAATATGCATGTACAGGATCCTCCCCTTGGCTCTCATTTAGATGCTGACCCTGCCCTATCTGATGAATACTATAGTAACTCTCCAGCAAGTGATGCTAACTCTGGCAAGGTTGTAATGTTCTGTGGGGGGGATTCTGGTTTCGGTGTTGGAGCTCATGCAATCCTAAACAAGGACTGTGAGCTGGGTCGTGGTGGCTTTGGTACAGTTTACAAGACGACTCTCCAGGATGGAAGGCCTGTAGCCATCAAAAGGCTCACTGTTTCAAGCCTAGTGAAGTCACAATTAGAATTCGAAAGGGATGTTAAAATGCTTGGAAAACTTAAGCACTCCAATCTGGTGGCTCTGGAAGGATACTATTGGACACAGTCCTTGCAGCTCCTCATATATGAGTATGTCTCAGGTGGAAACCTATATAAGTTCCTCCATGATTGTTCCACCTCAAATCCCATCTCATGGCAAGAACGCTTCAATATCATTCTTGGGATTGCGAGAAGTTTGGCTTACCTACACCGTATGAATGTTATTCACTATAACCTCAAGTCAAGCAACATCCTCATTGATGGCTCAGGCGAGGCCAAGGTTGCAGACTATGGGTTGGCCAAGTTGTTGTCTACGCTCGATAGGTATGTGCTAAGCAGCAAGGTTCAGAGTGCGCTTGGGTATATGGCACCCGAATTTGCATGCCGAACAGTGAAGATAACTGAAAAATGTGATGTCTATGGATTTGGAGTGTTGCTATTAGAGATTATCACAGGAAGGCAGCCTGTGGAGTACCTGGAAGATGATGTGGTGGTGTTGAGTGATGTGGTAAGGGTTGCATTGGAAGCAGGAAGAGTGGATGAACTAGTGGATGGGAGACTCAGCGGCAAATTTCCAACAGAGGAGGTTGTGCCCATTGTGAAGTTGGGATTGGTATGTACATTGCAAGTCCCCTCAACTCGGCCTAGCATGAGTGAAGTTGTGCACATTTTGGAGATGATCAGATGCCCACATGAGCACCCAGAGGAAGAACTGACTTGA